The uncultured Desulfuromonas sp. genome contains the following window.
GGCCTTCATAGCCTTGCAGCTCTTTGTGGAACAAGGCGGATGCGCTGTCACCCAGGGCAATGCCCGCCACCATCCGTTCTCCCAGATAGGCCACGGCACGGTCAATGGTGGTTACCTCATGAGCTAGTCCGTAAGCCACAGAGTTGACAATCTTGAGTACTCGAGCCGTCAGCGACGAGTCACACTTGACAATGTCGATGACTTCATGGATGTCGTGATCTTCTTGGGATGTGATCTGCAACAAGCGTGAGGCACTTGGAGAAAGCAGAGGGACATCTTCAATCGCTTTGAGAATCTCTTCTTTTGTGGCGCGTTGTTTCATGCGGTCCCCCTTTCTATAGTTTCCACTCTCCGCGTCCGGGCGAGGACAGAATAACTTCTCCGCTGGACACCAACACCGACACCGTTCGGCTGTACGTGGAGCCGAGATCTTCGGCAACGGGACCCAGGGCATATTTCCACAACACCTTTTTGATGGCCAGAGCATTGCGCTTGCCGATGTTGAAGGTGTTGTTGGGGTCCATGATTTTTGCGCCGCCGGCCAATTTGACAATAAAACCGCGTCCGCGGGGGTCGCAGCCCATGTCTGCCATTTGTTTCAGCAGCGCTGGAATGCCGGTATCGGCAAAATAACCGGGACGGGTCTTCACTTTTTCCGGGTTGATTTTTGATTCCGGCAGTGCGACGTGCACCATGCCGACCGTGCGCGTTTTTGGACACATCAGGATGACAGCGACGCAAGACCCCAGAGCGAACGTCTTTACAATGTCTCCGGCTGTTCGGGATGCCCCGAATTCGCCAACACCTAGAATCACATTGCTCATCGTGTTTATTTCTCCGTCAGCAGGGAAATCACTTGGCTCGCGATGCGGTCAAGCGGAAACAGCTTTTCAGCGCCGCCTTTTTCATACGCGACCTTGGGCATGCCGAAGACAACCGAAGATGCTTCGTCCTGGGCAAGATTGCGTGCCCCGGCATTTTTCATAGCCAGCATTCCCTCCGCGCCGTCTGAACCCATGCCGGTAAGCATGACGCCGACCGCATTACGACCAACGTGTTTGGCAACGGAATGCATCATCACGTCGACGGACGGACAATGGCCGCTGACTTTTTCTCCGGGCGCGCAGCGGACCTGATAAATGCCCCCGGAGCGGACAACTTCCATCTGTAAAGCGCCAGGGGCAACCAGGATGCGTCCCGGTCGAATGCGATCACCGTTTTCGGCTTCCTTAACTTCCATGGCGCACAGTTGGTTCAGGCGCTCAGAAAACATTTTGGTAAAGCCGGGTGGCATATGTTGAACAATGACCACACCGGGCATGGTGGCTGGAAACTGCGTGACCACTTTTTTAATCGCCTCGGTTCCGCCGGTGGAAGCACCGATGGCGACAACCTTGTCGGTTGA
Protein-coding sequences here:
- a CDS encoding chemotaxis protein CheD, which encodes MSNVILGVGEFGASRTAGDIVKTFALGSCVAVILMCPKTRTVGMVHVALPESKINPEKVKTRPGYFADTGIPALLKQMADMGCDPRGRGFIVKLAGGAKIMDPNNTFNIGKRNALAIKKVLWKYALGPVAEDLGSTYSRTVSVLVSSGEVILSSPGRGEWKL
- a CDS encoding chemotaxis response regulator protein-glutamate methylesterase, whose protein sequence is MAKPVRVLVVDDSALVRQILSNGLAMDPGIEVVGSAADPYMARDKIVQLKPDVLTLDVEMPRMDGVEFLRKLMPQYPLPVVMVSSLTQKGKQITMEALEAGAVDFVTKPTTNVAQGLNAMLMELRAKVKIASTANVAHWKGKRVEKRAAVANGASKALAESTDKVVAIGASTGGTEAIKKVVTQFPATMPGVVIVQHMPPGFTKMFSERLNQLCAMEVKEAENGDRIRPGRILVAPGALQMEVVRSGGIYQVRCAPGEKVSGHCPSVDVMMHSVAKHVGRNAVGVMLTGMGSDGAEGMLAMKNAGARNLAQDEASSVVFGMPKVAYEKGGAEKLFPLDRIASQVISLLTEK